The window CAGGCTGGATATCGCCGCCATCTGCGAAACGCCTTCGATCAGTTTGGAGACTTCTTCGCCAAACTCTTCATTCACTCTGACAAGGGAGAGCTTGCCCTCACGCACCGCACGGTAGAGCACAGCCGCCATTAAGCTGGGCGTATCCAGCTGCAGCTCCGACAGAATCTGCGTCATTTCCAAACCCGTCAGAAAACTGCTGGAGCCTTCCGACCAAAGGTTTCCGGCGCGCACCGCCTCTGACTCGATTTCTTTCGCCAGCAGGCAGGCGCGACGAAACGACGCCACATCCTCCAGTTCAACCTGTTGCTGTAAACGGTCAATCCAACCGTTGATATCAACTGACCCGTCCTGAGCCAAAGGATAATCTTCGCGAACTTTAACCATAGTGACGCCTTTCGCCAGACTCTCTTATTTTCTGAGTAACGGGCTTATGCTTTCTCGAATAAGGCCATTGACTCGACATGGGCCGTATGCGGGAACATATCCATTACCCCGGCCTTGATCAGCTTGTATCCCTGCGCCGCCAGAATGCCGGCGTCCCGCGCCAAAGTAGCGGGGTTACAGGACACATAAACAATTCGCTTCGCCCCGAAACGGGTCATTTGCTTCGCTAACTCTTCCGCGCCAGAGCGAGGCGGGTCCAGCAGAACTTTGTCATAAGTGCGCAGCCATGCATGCTTCGCCTCTTTCGCCGGAGCCAATGGAAGATGCAGGTCCGCCGCATGAAACTCTACGTTGCTAACGCTGTTAAGTTCCGCATTGGCGTAGCCTCGACGCACCATGTCCTCGCTGCCCTCTACCCCCACCACATGCGCCGCCGAACGGGCGATAGGCAGAGTGAAGTTACCCAGCCCGCAAAAAAGATCAAGGATGGTCTCGCCAGCCTGCGGCTGCAACCATTCCAGGGCCTGCGCCAACATGCGGCGATTGATATCGCGGTTGACCTGAGTAAAGTCCATCGGATGGAACTGCATCGTCAAATCATAGTCGCTCAATTGATAACTCAGCAGTTCCTGACCATCTTTCGGCCATAGTTTCGCGACTGTGTCGGGACCTTTTGGCTGCAAATAGATTGCCAACCCGGTTTGTTCAGAGAAAGCGATCAGTTTTTGCAAATCTTCTTCAGTGAGCGGGTCCATGTGGCGAATCACCAAAGCGCAAACATCATCGCCCGCCGCCACTTCGATCTGCGGAATTCGCTGATAGCCGGTAAGGCTTCTGATCAGCGCTTTCAGTTCAGGAATACGGCCGCCGACGGACTCGATCAAGATCGGGCATTCATCAATGGCGGTCAGGAAATTGCTGTAGCGCTCGCGGAATCCAACCAGGACTTCATCCCGCTTGGCGACATAACGAACGCCCAGTCTCGCTTTTGTGCGATAACCGCGCCCCGCGCCCACCAGAGGCGGAACAACCTGCTCTGGCTTTAAGTCGCCAAAATGTCGCAGGTGATCCAGTAACACAGACTCTTTGTGATTGATCTGAAAGCCCAGATCGACATGCTGCATGCTGCAGCCGCCGCACAGTTTGGAGAATTGGCAGTCAGGCTCAATGCGTTGCGGATGCTGCGTCAGCACCTCTTCTACAGCAAGCTCATCATAACTGCGACGACTGTTTACGTATCGCGCAGTCACCGTTTCGCCGGGCAATGCGCCTTCGACAAACAGAGTTTTGCCGTCTTTATGAGAGACGCCACGCCCTTCGTGACTGAGGGATTCAATTTCGCAGGTAATGGACTCTTGGGGTAACTTCTTTCTACGACGAGACATGCTTATAAACCTGGGCTATGGGGCCGATCTGGATAAAAAGCCGGCCATTATAGCGGCCTCCCGCAACAGATATAAGGGCTTTGGCGTCGCGTTCCGGCGCAACCGCTTTAGCTGCGGAATACGCCGGTAGACAGGTAGCGGTCGCCCCGATCACAGATAATGGCGACGATCACCGCATTTTCAACCTCACGGGAAATTCGCAATGCTCCAGCGATGGCGCCGCCGGAAGATACGCCACAGAAGATGCCCTCTTCTCGAGCCAGTGCGCGCATGGTTTCTTCGGCTTCCTGCTGGGCGATATCCAAAACCAGGTCTACTGACTCAGGCTGGTATATTTTGGGCAGATACGCTTCCGGCCAGCGACGAATGCCGGGAATGGATGCGCCGTCAGCGGGCTGCAGGCCGACAATTTGAATCTCCGGATTGCTCTCTTTGAGATAGCGAGAGGTCCCCATAATAGTGCCGGTGGTTCCCATGGAGCTGACGAAGTGGGTAATAGCGCCATCAGTTTGCCGCCAGATTTCCGGGCCCGTCGTTTTGTAGTGAGCCAGGGGATTATCCGGGTTAGCGAACTGATCCAGCACCTTGCCTTTTCCCTCTGACTCCATCTGTTTGGCGAGGTCACGCGCGCCTTCCATCCCCTCTTCTTTGGATACAGAGATGATTTCCGCACCATAGGCGGTCATTGCGGCGCGGCGTTCTTCGCTCATATGCGCCGGCATGATGAGAACCATACGGTAGCCTTTGATCGCTGCGGCCATAGCCAGAGCGATCCCGGTATTGCCGCTGGTCGCCTCAATCAACGTATCGCCGGGCCGGATGTCGCCCCGATTTTCCGCCTCCTGGATCATGCTCATGGCGGGACGGTCTTTGACTGATCCCGCTGGATTATTCCCCTCCAGTTTCGCCAGGATGACGTTACTGGTGTCGCCGGGCAGTCTTTGCAGTCGAACAAGCGGTGTGTTTCCAACGTAGGATTCAATCGTGGGGTATGACATCTTTAACGTTCGCTTCTTTTTAAATTCAATCAATTAGCTGTAGAATCGGAAATGTCCTTGTCCGCTGCGGCGCCGCTGTGACAATGACTCGACGTCGCCTGAGAAAAAAATCCGGTCCCTGTAACGCCATCGAAGCATTTCCGCCGATGGCCGCGTTCGGACTTGATATTGGCCGAACATCGGCCATGATAAGCAATAATCTGAGAGTGGCGATATATTCTTTTTTAATATAAAAATCACTTTATATCATAAATACCATAATATGCCGTTTACCCGCGCCTCCTCTACAAGCCGCCGAAGGGCCCCTGCATGAAACGTTGGGGAATAAAAGTAAAGGTCATTTTATTGACCTTGGCGCCGTCGCTCACCATTGCGTTCACGCTGTCCGCAGCCTTTGTATTTACACGTTTGGACGATCTTAGCGACGTGCTCCTGGAGCGCGGCTCCGACTCCGCCCGTCACCTCGCCAATGCTGCGGAGTATGGCGTTTTCACCGGAAACCGTCGTCAATTGATTGGGCTGACCAACGCCGTTCTGGAAGAGAAAGACATTCGTTCAGTCTCGATCTACGGACGCCAGCGTCAGATATTAGCCCATGCTGGTCCGCGCATTCAGGAAGAGCATACGATCCCCGCCAGCCTATCCACCCAGCTTACGATTTATTCTAGCGAGGATGTGCTGCGCTTCACCGCGCCGGTCACCTTACAGGATCTTAGCCTGAGCGAAGACGCCAACTTGCAGGAGTCTGAAACCACCAATGGTCTGCAGGACAATATTCTGGGGTGGGCGGTCATTGAAGTCTCCCGAGCGCCGACACAGGTCGCCAAGTATCGGACGATACTCTTCGCTCTCAGCGCCGTATTCACCGCTATTATTGTCTGCACCATCTTGGCGTTGCGCTTAAGTCGCGACCTTACCTCGCCGCTGTCTCAAGTGGCGCAAGCGCTTACTCGCATAAAAGAAGGCAAGCTGGATACCCGCGTTTACATAGAAGCCAGCCC is drawn from Hahella sp. KA22 and contains these coding sequences:
- the rlmD gene encoding 23S rRNA (uracil(1939)-C(5))-methyltransferase RlmD, with the translated sequence MSRRRKKLPQESITCEIESLSHEGRGVSHKDGKTLFVEGALPGETVTARYVNSRRSYDELAVEEVLTQHPQRIEPDCQFSKLCGGCSMQHVDLGFQINHKESVLLDHLRHFGDLKPEQVVPPLVGAGRGYRTKARLGVRYVAKRDEVLVGFRERYSNFLTAIDECPILIESVGGRIPELKALIRSLTGYQRIPQIEVAAGDDVCALVIRHMDPLTEEDLQKLIAFSEQTGLAIYLQPKGPDTVAKLWPKDGQELLSYQLSDYDLTMQFHPMDFTQVNRDINRRMLAQALEWLQPQAGETILDLFCGLGNFTLPIARSAAHVVGVEGSEDMVRRGYANAELNSVSNVEFHAADLHLPLAPAKEAKHAWLRTYDKVLLDPPRSGAEELAKQMTRFGAKRIVYVSCNPATLARDAGILAAQGYKLIKAGVMDMFPHTAHVESMALFEKA
- the cysM gene encoding cysteine synthase CysM, giving the protein MSYPTIESYVGNTPLVRLQRLPGDTSNVILAKLEGNNPAGSVKDRPAMSMIQEAENRGDIRPGDTLIEATSGNTGIALAMAAAIKGYRMVLIMPAHMSEERRAAMTAYGAEIISVSKEEGMEGARDLAKQMESEGKGKVLDQFANPDNPLAHYKTTGPEIWRQTDGAITHFVSSMGTTGTIMGTSRYLKESNPEIQIVGLQPADGASIPGIRRWPEAYLPKIYQPESVDLVLDIAQQEAEETMRALAREEGIFCGVSSGGAIAGALRISREVENAVIVAIICDRGDRYLSTGVFRS